AAATCGATCGGCAACACGTGCTGCCATTCGGATCACCCGCCGACGTCCGAGCGGCCGTCCATCGCGTCCGGAGTGCCCTGGATGACGGAACCGGAGGCGTCATCGCCCAGTGCGAGTGGGGAAAGGACAATCCCCGGGAGAACATCGAGGCCGTCTTCAGGGCATGGCTGGAATGACCCGTTTCGTCCTGTCCGGATTTCTGACGAGATACACCCGGATGGTGGACGATCCGACTTCTGCCCGAAGCCTGTCGAACCGGTGATTGAGCATCACCATCCGGCGAGAGTAGACGCGTAGAGACAGCTTCATCATTCCGAGAACAGCATATCAAGAAACCTGCCCGGGTTGCCCAGAAAGCGCCGGTAGAGCTGGACGTGGTCCAGGTTATCGAATTCCTCCTCGGATATCCCTCCTCCGTCGAAGGATAGAATCTGCGCTCCGGGAAGGCTCATGAGGATGGGAGAATGGGTGGCGATGATGAATTGCGCCCCCTCCCTGTCGTTGACCATCTCGCGGATCAAGTAGAGCAGGGAAAACTGCGACTGCGGCGACAGAGCCGCTTCGGGTTCGTCGAGCAGGTAGAGACCGCCGGACGATATCCTCGATTTGAAGACGCGAAGAAACCCCTCCCCGTGAGACTGCGAATTCAGATCTCCGTAGCGCGAATCCAGGGCGTTTTTCTGTCCCAGAAGCGACCCTCTCGCCAGAGGCTCATCCTTGAATCTCTCCGCTAAATCGCCCAGCTCGGCTGACAGTTCCTTGTTCCGCCGCATGAAATTGAAGAAATCCTCCGAACGAAAGAAGAAGCCTTTGCCCGTCCGGCGACTCCAGGTCAACTTGAGGTTCCTGGCATACGGGCGAATGGCGTCGAGACTGTCGTCCTGATCCAGGCTCTTTCCGCCAACGACGATCCGCCGACTCTTGATGGCAATCGCCTCGAGCAGGGTCGACTTGCCGGACGCATTGGCACCGACCAAGCAGGTGACCGGCGAGTGAAGCCGAATGACCCTTGGGTGGCCAATGGAAGGAACCGAATACGGAAACGAATCCGACCCGCCACCCGCGATTCCGATTTCGGTCAGATAGATCAAGGTCAGGTGGCATCGTCTGCCTGGAACAGGCTGACTTTGTGTCTTGGCCCTTGCCGCCAGAATTTCCAGTTTTCGTTTTCGGGAAAGGCGTCTCGCTTCCCGCCACCAGGACAG
The sequence above is a segment of the Opitutaceae bacterium genome. Coding sequences within it:
- a CDS encoding AAA family ATPase, with amino-acid sequence MIYLTEIGIAGGGSDSFPYSVPSIGHPRVIRLHSPVTCLVGANASGKSTLLEAIAIKSRRIVVGGKSLDQDDSLDAIRPYARNLKLTWSRRTGKGFFFRSEDFFNFMRRNKELSAELGDLAERFKDEPLARGSLLGQKNALDSRYGDLNSQSHGEGFLRVFKSRISSGGLYLLDEPEAALSPQSQFSLLYLIREMVNDREGAQFIIATHSPILMSLPGAQILSFDGGGISEEEFDNLDHVQLYRRFLGNPGRFLDMLFSE